ACCTTCTCGTTTCCTGTGTGTGGCTTTAACAGTATGAAATCAGTGGGGGCGGGGACGGGGCGGGTGCGTCCGCACTGACTGACTCAGTGACACAAATGACTCGAATGGCCGATTCACCTTGGTGAGTGAGTCATATGAACTCGAGTCGGGGAAAGGAACCGAGCTTCACAGCACTTCATTGTATTGCTGCAGTCACTTGGGATAGTTTGCGCATGCGTGGTTAGGGCAATTCGCCCAATCACATAAAAGGATTAAACCTTAGTAATGGTAACATTTACTCGTCATGTATATGTCTGAATGTGTTATGTatgataaaaatgacaaaacaagtaaaatagtttctttctgtgttttatttttaatcttagTAAAAAAGaattgtagaaaaaaaatgctgtaacCGAACATTGTTATTTTACTCGTTTCATGTTTACGGagatttaataaaacaaaatgcaagacagaaaaaaataaataagtcagtAAATGTGGGttgcttttcaaatgaaaataagcaCGGCTGAGAACTTCAATACAACAGTCCTCATTGAGGATTAAACTCATTATTTCAATGCTGTTCagttaagcaaaaaaaaaaaaaggaatccaAAAAATTTCACTGTCtatgaatataaaaacataaagtcaGAAAATGTATTGCGACTGAGGCATAAGATCTGTCACTTCTTCCTTCGATGTTgaatttttatgtcttcaacTTCTTTCTCCATCAAGTGATATTCTACTGTTGTCTCGGTCAACTAGAAGGGAAAGATTGGATAGCAATTATGTACCAGTATTGGTAATTAAGTTTTTACTataagtgaaatgaaattacacatttatttattttttttagaagaaagcaaaaaacagaCCTGTGCTAAACCTATGTTTCAAAGATGGTCAAGGAGCCATAGTAAGAGGATTTGTATTGGCCCTCTCACTAAAATAAGACCCAGAAGGTTTATCCCATGCCATTGCATCAGTATAATGTAAGAGCAAAGCTCACCATGTCCAAAAGGATTTCAATCTTTAGTTTCAGAAggttgttttcctcctccagctgcacatttcttttcttaagCCGCTGCAATTCCCTACCAGATGCATTTCCACCAGATTCTGTTTTTGACAAACAgaatcaaatgaatgaatacaatGTTGCCCATTCAGAGAAATGATAATGATGTAGCAGATGTAGCAACACCTGGCATTACAAGTCCATGTTCAGTGTTAGCAAAATTGTTACCCGAACTCCACTGTCCTTCCTCAAATTTCCAGCTCTGACCACCAATGTTCATCACTGGCGGTCCATATTCAAGGCCCAGCTCTATCTCTCTGGTCGAGCGATCCAACTTAAAAAAGAAGGCAAAACAAATCGATCCGTATGCAAAACCAATAAACAACACTAAGTTAAGCCATAAATAACGTAGGACCATCTACGtctcaaaaaatataaaaacacatccaATTGCTTCTGTTCGTCTGGCTATTTATCCTTAGTATACGAAGTAGTTCAGTTAGTTCACCAAACGTACCGTGTGGAGGCTGGACAGGGAGGCAGATTTTCGAGGAGGAGTCTTCTTCGGACTGAACGTATTTCCAAAAAGAGGCATCTTTAGTGACTTTTTAAGGTCCTGTATGGGAGACAGTTCGCCATTTAGCGCACTTATATGGAACGTTACATCACGCAGCAACAGGCTGTGTTTACCGTTGCTAGCGGTATGTTACCGAGCTAATGCTAGGTGGCTAACACTCGCTAGCTGTGAACGCCACTCATACCTGACATTCAATTGAAAGTGTAGGCTGTCTTACAGGTGGGTTAGTAGTTGGTGTGTCACTGGAAATACAAAGCAAACATAGTTACCTCCATAGAgactatttattttaaattcattacGAGGTGTGTGGAATTCTTTTCTTTCCAAACAAAACCATGCTTGCAACTGCGCAAGTGCAAAACCTGCCCTATGTGTAAAATAGACAATTCTCTGAACTATAGAAACTCCTCACTATAAGACAATTAAATATCAACATTGAGCAAAATAGTCATA
Above is a genomic segment from Echeneis naucrates chromosome 19, fEcheNa1.1, whole genome shotgun sequence containing:
- the cby1 gene encoding protein chibby homolog 1 isoform X3, with translation MEDLKKSLKMPLFGNTFSPKKTPPRKSASLSSLHTLDRSTREIELGLEYGPPVMNIGGQSWKFEEGQWSSESGGNASGRELQRLKKRNVQLEEENNLLKLKIEILLDMLTETTVEYHLMEKEVEDIKIQHRRKK
- the cby1 gene encoding protein chibby homolog 1 isoform X1 — protein: MEDLKKSLKMPLFGNTFSPKKTPPRKSASLSSLHTLDRSTREIELGLEYGPPVMNIGGQSWKFEEGQWSSGNNFANTEHGLVMPESGGNASGRELQRLKKRNVQLEEENNLLKLKIEILLDMLTETTVEYHLMEKEVEDIKIQHRRKK
- the cby1 gene encoding protein chibby homolog 1 isoform X2, translated to MPLFGNTFSPKKTPPRKSASLSSLHTLDRSTREIELGLEYGPPVMNIGGQSWKFEEGQWSSGNNFANTEHGLVMPESGGNASGRELQRLKKRNVQLEEENNLLKLKIEILLDMLTETTVEYHLMEKEVEDIKIQHRRKK